A window from Leishmania mexicana MHOM/GT/2001/U1103 complete genome, chromosome 33 encodes these proteins:
- a CDS encoding putative aminophospholipid translocase: MRRIRYRTLHNGADDENSQSCSSGTANVSTRSAHGPQLPQRCCRRSRDLVIVDSLSSGAAGSVLAVPQRKKRSLRRWLREMLHLPIAPSPDNREIPFGYFPGEWSPVGYPSNAVNNRRYTLLTFLPLALLRQFQNFFNLFYLFLAFSQVIPVLKVGFIVTYFSPLMMVVCLSLMKDALDEWKRFRRDRIANVEVFEKLTAGGDVVTVRSSHIRVGDLLILHQDQRVPADCVVLHTSEKSGTTFIRTDQLDGETDWKLRYPLNSTKSLAYAELGTLRFNVHCGAPHKDIYSFAGSLELANGQSESITMENAVWSSCVVATGTLVVAVVYTGSETRSALNSTSPRNKLGLIERELNLIAVLCFVLLLLLSFLLVAQQQFRGDFAVMFVRFFILLSSMIPISMRVNVDVGRLWYSYDMSHDPNIPGAVARNANLPEELGRLRFLFSDKTGTLTKNKMKFRVMQVGPDTVLTDRFTDQLAGALQEYFGTGNGETGARLMFGNVSARLSVRNTKQWSRDVQRVGDLIKAIVLCHNVSPVVVEEPDVLDTDDETMVPGRGAVATAPAPTNITSEPTDYQASSPDEVALVKFCRSLGIVLTYRDLTSIAFTVGGGAQLHTCTIVKVFPFSSERKCMGIILRERTGSCSGVNAQETVKFYMKGADVKMASVLRQSEWLDECCQELAQMGLRTLVFASRTLSEEVLGAFLQQYEAAISILGEGRTAAIETAMKLLETDMTLTGVTGVEDELQDDVVVCLETLGMCGIKVWMLTGDKVETATTIGRSTRLIPRHCRIEYLCGMGPADIGHRLHELQEEFCWGMTCSSILPQWSLVLDGNALAYCLSHASFFAEVARTAYSVIVARCSPTQKAAVVTVMRDSCRDARVAAIGDGGNDVSMIQAANVGIGIEGVEGKQASMAADFSITKFSHCLRLIMWHGRNSYQRTCRLSQFIMHRGIVYAVVQTVFSVLFAGTTMSVFNGYLLMGYSTVFTMAPAFALVLDEDFNESDVHEYPFLYKDLLKARSMNTRTFLQWVWASFFQGGVMMLMALQLFKSDMFQFVTIAYTSLLITELVIVGATAHLRILWRERRARFFLFLCSEVVSLLMFFLAVVVLPDTFDRDFFFSWSCWWRVAVICLSSIVPLMIFQMIGKYILFDPRIAVSWMGRRS; encoded by the coding sequence ATGCGACGCATACGCTACCGGACGCTGCACAATGGTGCCGATGATGAAAACTCGCAGAGTTGCAGCAGCGGTACCGCCAATGTCTCCACGAGAAGCGCACATGGTCCTCAGCTGCcacagcggtgctgccggcggtcACGTGATCTCGTGATTGTCGACTCCCTTAGCAGTGGCGCGGCGGGGTCCGTATTGGCCGTTCCGCAGCGGAAGAAACGCAgtctgcggcggtggctgcgggAAATGCTACATCTGCCGATTGCACCGTCTCCCGACAACCGCGAAATCCCGTTTGGCTACTTCCCCGGTGAGTGGTCGCCGGTCGGCTATCCGAGCAACGCGGTGAACAACCGTCGCTACACGCTCTTGACGTTTCTGCCACTGGCGCTGTTACGTCAGTTTCAGAACTTCTTTAACCTCTTCTACCTCTTTCTGGCCTTCTCGCAGGTCATTCCAGTGCTGAAGGTCGGCTTTATCGTCACTTACTTTTCACCGCTAATGATGGTGGTGTGCCTCTCACTGATGAAGGACGCGCTCGATGAGTGGAAGCGATTCCGGCGTGATCGCATCGCCAACGTCGAGGTGTTCGAGAAACTCAcagccggcggcgacgtggtCACGGTGCGGTCGTCGCACATTCGGGTAGGAGATCTGCTCATCCTGCATCAAGATCAACGTGTGCCGGCCGACTGCGTCGTGTTGCACACCTCCGAGAAGTCGGGCACGACGTTCATCCGCACCGACCAACTTGACGGCGAAACGGATTGGAAGCTGCGCTACCCGTTGAACTCTACCAAGAGTCTAGCATACGCCGAACTTGGTACGCTGCGCTTCAACGTGCACTGTGGCGCACCTCACAAAGACATCTACAGCTTCGCCGGCTCCCTCGAATTGGCCAACGGACAGAGCGAGTCGATCACGATGGAGAATGCCGTCTGGTCGTCGTGTGTGGTGGCGACGGGGACGCTGGTGGTCGCCGTCGTATACACGGGTAGCGAGACGCGCAGCGCCCTCAACTCGACAAGCCCGCGTAACAAGCTTGGCCTCATCGAGCGCGAGCTCAACCTGATCGCGGTTCTGTGCTTcgtgctgcttctgctgctttCCTTTCTTCTTGTAGCACAACAACAGTTCCGTGGAGACTTTGCCGTCATGTTTGTGCGCTTCTTCATCCTCCTGTCGTCCATGATTCCCATCTCGATGCGCGTGAACGTCGACGTCGGTCGCCTCTGGTACTCGTACGATATGTCGCATGACCCCAACATCCCTGGCGCTGTGGCTCGCAACGCAAATCTTCCGGAGGAACTGGGTCGGCTGcgctttctcttctccgaCAAGACCGGCACACTCACAAAGAACAAGATGAAGTTTCGCGTGATGCAGGTGGGACCGGACACGGTTCTAACGGACCGCTTCACTGATCAGCTGGCGGGAGCGCTGCAGGAGTACTTTGGCACAGGCAATGGGGAAACTGGGGCTCGACTCATGTTCGGCAACGTCTCCGCACGACTCAGCGTGAGAAATACGAAGCAGTGGAGCCGTGATGTGCAGCGCGTTGGCGACCTTATCAAAGCCATCGTCCTGTGCCACAATGTGAGcccggtggtggtggaggagccGGACGTCCTTGACACCGACGACGAAACAATGGTGCCGGGTcgcggtgcggtggcgacTGCACCGGCCCCAACTAATATAACGAGTGAGCCGACTGACTACCAAGCCTCCTCGCCAGACGAGGTTGCGCTGGTCAAGTTCTGCCGCTCCCTCGGCATTGTATTGACATATCGCGACCTCACGTCGATAGCGTtcaccgtcggcggcggtgcgcagctgcacacctGCACCATCGTCAAAGTGTTCCCGTTCTCATCGGAGCGCAAGTGCATGGGCATCATCCTGCGCGAGCGCACtgggagctgcagcggcgtcaaCGCCCAGGAGACCGTCAAGTTCTATATGAAAGGCGCAGACGTGAAGATGGCGTCGGTGTTGCGCCAATCGGAGTGGCTGGATGAGTGCTGCCaggagctggcgcagatGGGGCTGCGAACGCTCGTGTTTGCCAGTCGAACGCTcagcgaggaggtgctcggCGCCTTCCTGCAGCAGTACGAAGCCGCCATTTCGATCCTTGGTGAAGGTCGCACCGCAGCAATCGAGACGGCGATGAAACTATTGGAGACGGATATGACGCTGACAGGGGTGACGGGAGTGGAGGACGAGCTGCAAGACGACGTTGTCGTCTGTCTCGAGACACTTGGCATGTGCGGCATCAAGGTGTGGATGCTCACGGGTGACAAGGTCGAGACTGCCACCACCATTGGCCGGTCGACTCGGCTCATTccccgccactgccgcatcGAGTACCTGTGTGGGATGGGTCCGGCAGACATTGGTCACCGCCTGCatgagctgcaggaggagttTTGCTGGGGCATGACGTGCAGCAGCATATTGCCGCAATGGTCCCTGGTTCTGGATGGAAACGCGCTGGCGTACTGCCTCTCGCACGCCTCCTTCTTCGCGGAAGTGGCCAGAACCGCCTACTCGGTGATAGTGGCGCGATGCTCCCCGACGCAGAAGGCTGCGGTGGTTACTGTAATGCGCGATAGCTGCCGTGACGCGCGCGTCGCGGCCATCGGTGACGGAGGCAACGACGTGTCGATGATCCAGGCCGCCAACGTTGGGATCGGTATtgagggggtggagggaaagcaagcaagcaTGGCCGCTGATTTCTCCATTACCAAGTTCTCTCACTGCCTACGGCTCATCATGTGGCACGGGCGGAACTCATACCAGCGCACGTGTCGACTCAGCCAGTTCATCATGCACCGCGGCATCGTCTACGCGGTTGTGCAGACGGTCTTCTCGGTGCTGTTTGCCGGGACGACCATGTCTGTCTTCAACGGTTATCTACTGATGGGGTACTCCACCGTGTTTACAATGGCGCCAGCCTTCGCCTTGGTGCTTGACGAAGACTTCAATGAGTCGGACGTGCACGAGTACCCGTTTCTCTACAAAGATTTGCTCAAGGCCCGCTCCATGAACACCCGCACCTTTCTGCAGTGGGTGTGGGCGTCCTTCTTTCAAGGAGGGGTCATGATGCTGATGGCGCTACAGCTCTTCAAGTCGGACATGTTCCAGTTTGTCACGATCGCCTACACGTCACTTCTCATCACAGAACTGGTCATCgttggcgccaccgcgcatCTTCGCATTCTCTGGCGAGAGCGCCGTGCTcgcttctttctcttcttgtgCTCTGAGGTGGTGTCTCTGCTGATGTTTTtcctcgctgtcgtcgtgTTACCCGACACGTTTGATAGGgactttttcttttcgtggagctgctggtgGCGCGTCGCGGTAATCTGCCTATCCAGCATTGTACCACTCATGATATTTCAGATGATTGGCAAGTACATCTTGTTCGACCCGCGCATCGCCGTCTCCTGGATGGGACGTCGGTCGTGA
- a CDS encoding putative pyruvate/indole-pyruvate carboxylase,putative: MPFNGYTVGCHLLDRLVEAGCDDLFGVPGDFNLRFLDDVMAHPRMRWVGMANELNAAYAADGYARQRGLGAVTTTYGVGELSALNGIAGSFSESVPVIHIAGATSTKSQGNRELVHHSLGDGDHMHFLRISAEVCCIAVMLTPENCLTEIDRVITEVLYQKKPGYIALPMNVAEMIVSPPMAKLMRRLPEVSLEAVSAFKHTVASRLHSARNPAVLTGHLIHRHQCGPQVNHFLENIHIPYAPAVLGKGAVNEHLENYVGTYIAGDDPCPAKSVIESADVCIAIGVQFVDTVTAVFRHKIDPLKLIDIQPFFAKVGDQVFYQVPMEMAVKAVEEAAMECHANWSTEYPEPEGLRYPESAETFDLCHVWQEINNGLRPNDVLLVDLGTSSFTSALLRLPQGCDMLCQQMWASIGYTLPAAIGAQIADESRNVVCILGDGAAQMTVQEIGSAARYKLKPKYILINNDGYTIERYIRGWDSSYNDISVWNWTGLACNFCKGVEPRTHVVNSVGGVEAALREKRDNMVFVEVLVGKYEGPLRSSVPLPGKPASK, translated from the coding sequence ATGCCATTCAACGGATACACGGTTGGCTGTCACCTGCTAGACCGCCTTGTGGAGGCGGGGTGTGACGACCTCTTCGGCGTCCCGGGCGACTTTAATCTGCGCTTCCTCGACGATGTCATGGCTCACCCACGCATGAGATGGGTTGGCATGGCCAACGAGCTGAACGCAGCCTACGCAGCTGACGGCTACGCGCGTCAGCGGGGTCTGGGTGCCGTCACCACGACCTacggcgtcggcgagctCTCCGCGCTGAACGGAATCGCTGGCAGTTTTTCGGAGAGCGTGCCGGTCATTCACATTGCCGGAGCCACCTCCACGAAGAGCCAAGGAAACCGCGAACTGGTGCATCATTCactcggcgacggcgaccaCATGCACTTCCTGCGCATCAGCGCCGAGGTTTGCTGCATTGCGGTGATGCTGACACCGGAGAACTGTCTGACGGAGATCGACCGGGTCATAACGGAGGTGCTTTACCAAAAGAAGCCGGGTTACATTGCCTTGCCGATGAATGTGGCGGAGATGATAGTGTCGCCGCCGATGGCGAAGCTGATGCGTCGTCTGCCGGAGGTATCCCTTGAAGCGGTGAGCGCATTCAAGCACACGGTAGCGTCGCGCCTGCACAGCGCTCGCAAcccggcggtgctgacggGGCACTTGAtccaccgccaccagtgCGGCCCGCAGGTGAACCACTTCCTCGAGAACATCCACATCCCGTACGCCCCCGCCGTCCTCGGCAAGGGCGCCGTAAATGAGCACCTGGAGAACTATGTCGGCACCTACATTGCCGGCGATGACCCGTGCCCTGCGAAGTCGGTCATTGAAAGTGCCGACGTGTGCATCGCGATTGGCGTCCAGTTTGTCGACACCGTCACCGCGGTCTTCCGCCACAAGATAGACCCTCTCAAACTGATCGACATCCAGCCCTTTTTCGCCAAGGTGGGGGATCAGGTATTCTACCAGGTACCAATGGAGATGGCCGTGAAAGCGGTGGAGGAAGCCGCGATGGAATGCCACGCGAACTGGAGCACCGAGTACCCGGAGCCGGAGGGACTACGCTACCCGGAAAGCGCTGAAACCTTCGACCTCTGCCATGTATGGCAAGAGATTAATAACGGCCTGCGGCCCAACGATGTTCTCCTGGTGGATCTCGGCACGTCCTCCTTTACGTCCGCGTTGCTTCGCTTGCCGCAGGGTTGCGACATGCTTTGCCAGCAGATGTGGGCCTCTATCGGCTACACCCTCCCCGCCGCCATTGGAGCGCAGATCGCGGACGAAAGTCGCAACGTCGTGTGCATCTTGGGCGATGGTGCCGCGCAAATGACGGTGCAGGAGATCGGCTCGGCTGCGCGCTACAAGCTCAAACCTAAATATATCCTTATCAACAACGACGGCTACACCATCGAGCGCTACATCCGCGGCTGGGACTCGTCGTACAACGACATCTCCGTGTGGAACTGGACAGGCTTGGCATGCAACTTCTGCAAGGGCGTTgagccgcgcacgcacgtcgtGAACTCCGTCGGAGGTgtggaagcggcgctgcgcgagaagCGGGACAACATGGTGTTTGTTGAAGTGCTTGTCGGTAAATATGAGGGCCCTCTGCGCTCTTCAGTGCCGCTTCCAGGCAAGCCAGCAAGCAAGTAA